The Mycobacterium seoulense genomic interval CCCGACGCGGCGGTGGCCGGCGCCGTGGTGAGGTCACCCGTCAGCGTTTTGATGGGGAGCCCCTGGATCTTGCCCTGAATGCTCAGCACCAGGTGCACGCTCTTCACATTCTTGGTGGCGTCGGCCGACTGCTTGACCAAGGTCGTGCCGTCGGGTAGCGGGGCGCCGCTCTGCTTTGAGCCCGACGAGCAGCCGGCGATCAAGGCGGTGGCGAGGGTCAGGGATGCGAGGACGGCCGATAGACGGCGGCGGGTCTGCATACCTTGCATCGTAGAGGGTGCCCGTGACCGGCTTGGGAGACGCGGGGGCGCACTGACGGCCCTGCGCCACCCCTTCGGCCTGCTCACCAGCGCGGCCGCGGCTTTCGTGCGGCCGATTAACTTTCGTGCGGCCGATTAACCTGATGACATGTTCACCGGAATTGTCGAGGAACTCGGAGAGGTGACCGGCCGCGACGTGCTCGCCGACGCCGCGCGGCTGACCATCCGCGGACCGGTCGTGACCTCCGACGCGGGGCACGGCGATTCGATCGCCGTCAACGGGGTCTGCCTCACCGTCGCCGAGCTGCTGCCCGACGGCCAGTTCACCGCCGACGTGATGGCCGAGACGCTCAACCGGTCCAACCTGGGCGCCCTGCAGGTCGGCAGCCCGGTCAACCTCGAGCGCGCCGCGGCGGTCAACAGCCGGCTCGGCGGCCACATCGTGCAGGGGCACGTGGACGGGACCGGCCAGGTGGTGGCCCGGACCCCGTCCGAACACTGGGAAGTGGTGCGGATCGAGATCCCCCCGGCGGTGGCCCGCTACGTCGTCGAGAAGGGGTCGATCACCGTCGACGGGATTTCGCTGACGGTCTCCGGGCTCGGCGGCGGACCGGGCGACTGGTTCGAGGT includes:
- a CDS encoding riboflavin synthase — translated: MFTGIVEELGEVTGRDVLADAARLTIRGPVVTSDAGHGDSIAVNGVCLTVAELLPDGQFTADVMAETLNRSNLGALQVGSPVNLERAAAVNSRLGGHIVQGHVDGTGQVVARTPSEHWEVVRIEIPPAVARYVVEKGSITVDGISLTVSGLGGGPGDWFEVSLIPTTRELTTLGRAPVGTQVNLEVDVIAKYVERLMTHNPSEPGR